A region of Mycoplasmopsis bovirhinis DNA encodes the following proteins:
- a CDS encoding restriction endonuclease subunit S, with protein MILWERERERDDNSGLNKLLEYVFGLDLVSYGYKIQTKHLWEITTWNKKFQEVDLSKQEKIIKYKKYFSAKELKDLTSQDGTIKILTTNKTNIFANEAKVDKYVDKGEVIYLPTGGNALVQYYKGKFITGGNVIAIAKDNNELNIKYLFYVLNNKLDLIASYYRGAGIQHPYMPDILEILIPIPSLDIQNKIVAILDNFSDLTNDLTKGLPAEINLQQKQYEYYRNKLLSFNKVS; from the coding sequence ATGATATTATGAGAGAGAGAGAGAGAGAGAGACGATAATTCTGGATTAAATAAATTACTTGAATATGTCTTTGGTTTGGATTTAGTTAGTTATGGGTATAAAATCCAAACCAAACATTTATGAGAAATAACAACATGAAACAAAAAGTTTCAAGAAGTTGATCTAAGTAAACAAGAAAAAATCATTAAATATAAAAAATACTTTAGTGCTAAAGAACTTAAAGATTTAACTTCTCAAGATGGAACAATCAAAATTTTAACTACAAATAAAACTAACATATTTGCTAACGAAGCAAAAGTTGACAAATATGTTGATAAAGGAGAAGTTATTTACCTTCCTACTGGTGGTAATGCATTAGTGCAATATTATAAAGGTAAATTTATTACTGGAGGAAATGTTATTGCTATTGCTAAAGATAATAATGAACTAAACATAAAATATTTATTTTATGTTTTAAATAATAAATTAGATCTAATAGCATCATATTACAGAGGTGCAGGCATTCAACATCCCTATATGCCTGATATCTTAGAAATACTTATCCCTATCCCTTCCCTTGACATCCAAAACAAAATTGTTGCAATCTTAGACAATTTCTCTGACTTAACAAATGATTTAACTAAGGGATTACCGGCTGAAATAAACCTTCAGCAAAAACAATATGAATATTATCGAAATAAACTTTTAAGTTTTAATAAGGTAAGTTAA
- a CDS encoding phosphopentomutase: MSKFKRIFMIVTDGLGIGPDRDQKTFGDHGANTIRSASMVEEFKIDTWKKLGIGNITDLNGNYHVAKPLAYMAKVQEVSNAKDTLAGHWEMMGIKTLVPFPTFTETGFPEDLIAELSKAWDGRPIVGNKSASGTDIINELAHEEKERGAIIVYTSNDSVLQVCAHEEWTGLDNLYKYAKAAREICSSRPEWNVGRIIARPYVGDFGNFTRTFNRHDYANKPREMILNRLQEKGVEVISIGKINDIFVGQGITTHYPSEGDANGMDITIDLATKGGENKFIFTNLVQFDSHYGHRRNVRGFASNIATLDDKLGKLINAMNEDDLLIMTSDHGNDPLYPGFNHTREFLPATIFSKSFTKPKVLPNFEGLGTLGNIVARNFGVEIVSETGDDIFDKLI, encoded by the coding sequence ATGTCAAAATTTAAAAGAATTTTTATGATCGTTACAGATGGTTTAGGAATTGGTCCAGACCGTGATCAAAAAACATTTGGTGATCATGGTGCTAATACTATTAGATCAGCATCAATGGTTGAAGAATTTAAAATTGATACTTGGAAAAAATTAGGAATTGGTAATATTACTGATTTAAATGGAAATTATCATGTAGCTAAACCTTTAGCATACATGGCAAAAGTCCAAGAAGTATCTAATGCAAAAGATACATTAGCTGGCCATTGAGAAATGATGGGAATAAAAACCTTAGTTCCATTTCCGACTTTTACTGAAACAGGGTTCCCAGAAGATTTAATAGCTGAATTATCAAAAGCTTGAGATGGGCGTCCAATTGTTGGAAATAAATCTGCTTCAGGAACAGATATTATTAATGAATTAGCTCATGAAGAAAAAGAACGGGGAGCAATTATTGTTTATACTTCAAATGACTCAGTCTTACAAGTTTGTGCTCATGAAGAATGAACAGGTTTAGATAATTTATATAAATATGCTAAAGCAGCTAGAGAAATTTGTTCATCACGTCCTGAGTGAAATGTTGGACGGATTATTGCCCGTCCTTATGTGGGTGATTTTGGTAATTTCACTCGTACTTTTAACCGCCATGATTATGCTAATAAACCAAGAGAAATGATTTTAAATCGTCTGCAAGAAAAAGGTGTTGAAGTTATTTCGATTGGTAAAATTAATGACATTTTTGTAGGACAAGGAATTACTACTCACTATCCAAGTGAAGGTGATGCTAACGGAATGGATATTACAATTGATTTAGCTACTAAAGGTGGTGAAAATAAATTTATTTTCACTAATTTAGTTCAATTTGACTCACACTATGGACACCGTAGAAATGTTCGTGGATTTGCTTCAAATATAGCAACTTTAGATGATAAATTAGGTAAATTAATTAATGCTATGAACGAAGATGATTTATTAATTATGACTTCAGACCACGGAAACGACCCATTATATCCTGGATTTAATCATACTAGGGAATTTTTACCAGCGACTATTTTTTCAAAATCATTTACTAAACCAAAAGTTTTACCTAACTTTGAAGGTTTAGGAACACTTGGAAATATTGTTGCTCGAAACTTTGGTGTTGAGATTGTTTCGGAAACCGGAGACGACATTTTTGATAAATTGATTTAA
- a CDS encoding restriction endonuclease subunit S, with the protein MNKIETLIDKLCPGGVKEVKLNEIFSYFNGMAGVSQKWKEHGNCKFIDFKNAFKNIKIDVSKLEKATVKNFKQNTLKKGDILLTSASETRDECAMSSVIEDQISENVFLDDHLFGLRLKDEFKDQINTTFINYYLRSDYSRKQVNNVVRGATRFYISKVDFMDLKIIIPPRAIQDEIVKILDNFTELTTELKDRIKQYEYYRDKLLSFDDSKVKVEYKPLKELCSITTGKLNAKDAVDGGIYPFFTCHAKPYSINEYAFDTEAILLSGNGNIGHTNYYNGKFNAYQRTYVLHNFIEVNPKFLLHYINNSFKDYISQKSLNGVISYITLPILQEFSVPIPPLPVQDRIAEVLDNFEKICKDLKIGLPSEIQLRQKQYEYYRNLLLSFNIDDIMRERERERR; encoded by the coding sequence ATGAATAAAATAGAAACACTAATAGATAAATTATGTCCTGGTGGGGTAAAAGAAGTAAAACTTAATGAAATTTTTAGTTACTTTAATGGAATGGCTGGAGTGTCACAGAAATGAAAAGAACACGGCAATTGTAAATTTATAGATTTTAAAAATGCTTTTAAAAATATAAAAATTGATGTTAGTAAATTAGAAAAAGCAACAGTTAAAAACTTTAAACAAAATACTTTAAAAAAAGGTGATATATTATTAACTTCTGCTTCAGAAACTCGTGATGAATGTGCTATGTCTTCAGTTATCGAAGACCAAATAAGTGAAAATGTCTTTTTAGATGATCACTTATTTGGTCTTAGGTTAAAAGATGAATTTAAAGACCAAATTAATACTACTTTTATTAACTATTACTTAAGAAGTGATTATTCCAGAAAGCAAGTAAATAATGTTGTAAGAGGTGCAACAAGATTTTATATCTCAAAAGTAGATTTTATGGATTTAAAAATTATAATCCCACCCCGCGCGATCCAAGACGAAATTGTCAAAATTCTTGACAATTTCACAGAGCTTACAACAGAGCTTAAGGACAGAATTAAACAATATGAATATTATAGGGATAAACTTTTATCTTTTGATGATTCAAAAGTTAAGGTTGAGTATAAACCACTAAAAGAATTATGTTCAATAACAACTGGTAAATTGAATGCTAAAGATGCAGTTGATGGAGGAATATATCCATTTTTTACTTGTCATGCAAAACCATATTCTATTAATGAATATGCTTTTGATACTGAGGCCATCTTGCTTTCTGGTAATGGTAATATAGGACATACAAATTATTATAATGGTAAATTTAATGCATATCAAAGGACTTATGTTTTACATAATTTTATTGAAGTAAATCCTAAATTTTTATTGCATTACATAAATAATTCCTTTAAGGATTATATTAGCCAAAAATCACTAAATGGAGTAATATCATATATTACACTTCCAATTTTACAAGAATTCAGTGTACCCATCCCGCCCCTTCCAGTACAAGACAGAATTGCGGAAGTTTTAGACAATTTTGAAAAGATATGTAAAGATCTCAAAATTGGCCTGCCTTCTGAAATACAATTAAGACAAAAACAATATGAATATTATCGCAATCTCTTATTATCATTTAATATAGATGATATTATGAGAGAGAGAGAGAGAGAGAGACGATAA
- a CDS encoding DUF2130 domain-containing protein, whose translation MKKINIRIKDIDKMEFELLENAQAGDYISLNGLTEKNSQIISEHISKAVSQISDDVKNKIYQEAIADNSKSILESKEYNDLKLENQKTIQALKDEFYKTLIPNEIAKSRKEWEVEIQNQLKAKELEVKNDLSEKIAKVQSSFQLLQKDKQTLETTIKEKEEKIKELNQNLKEAKKDFELQTSQKLKTKELEVRQTYTEKFKNQETQIEVLKNTKTSLDKTIQDKTKEIEALKNQLNGLMIKRSSLSHIQAAGEDYETYIHSLLQQNFNMDNDIRFYKATQVINGMKPDIIIEFFDKKSDDPILIGKLVVEIKAKVSEKGSKKNEEFYEKLFKDTKNNKADYGILITELNPDEDIFIEQVQGYKNIFVVRDRSFLTLVRMLRMMFDNKARLSVDLKDFKDKEIIKQEFKNFFEKEIARNFEIIKEKFSSIVICTQDIIKAAKKIEDRMEEIEKTSIKKITTAFETKFSKQDFLEKLDSFNKRRLENVKEINPIEEDVLTLNEE comes from the coding sequence ATGAAAAAAATTAATATTCGAATTAAAGATATTGATAAAATGGAATTTGAGCTTTTAGAAAATGCACAAGCAGGAGATTACATTAGTTTAAATGGTTTAACTGAAAAAAATAGTCAAATTATTTCTGAGCATATTTCAAAAGCTGTAAGTCAAATTAGCGATGATGTAAAAAATAAAATTTATCAAGAAGCAATTGCTGATAATAGTAAATCAATTTTAGAATCAAAAGAATATAATGATTTAAAATTAGAAAATCAAAAAACAATCCAAGCTTTAAAAGATGAATTTTATAAAACCTTAATTCCTAATGAAATAGCAAAAAGTCGCAAGGAATGAGAAGTAGAAATACAAAATCAACTTAAAGCAAAAGAACTAGAAGTTAAAAATGATTTAAGTGAAAAAATAGCTAAAGTTCAAAGTAGTTTTCAACTACTTCAAAAAGATAAACAAACATTAGAAACTACTATTAAAGAAAAAGAAGAAAAAATCAAAGAATTAAACCAAAACTTAAAAGAAGCTAAAAAAGATTTCGAACTTCAAACAAGCCAAAAACTAAAAACAAAAGAGTTAGAAGTTCGACAAACTTACACTGAAAAATTTAAAAATCAAGAAACTCAAATTGAAGTATTAAAAAATACCAAAACATCTTTAGATAAAACTATTCAAGATAAAACAAAAGAAATTGAAGCTTTAAAAAACCAACTTAATGGTCTAATGATTAAACGTAGTTCATTAAGTCATATTCAAGCTGCAGGCGAAGATTATGAAACTTATATTCATTCATTATTACAACAAAACTTTAATATGGACAATGATATAAGGTTTTACAAAGCAACCCAAGTTATTAACGGGATGAAACCTGATATTATAATTGAATTTTTTGACAAAAAATCTGATGACCCAATTTTAATTGGTAAATTAGTAGTTGAAATTAAAGCTAAAGTTAGTGAAAAAGGTTCAAAAAAGAATGAAGAATTTTATGAAAAATTATTTAAAGATACAAAAAATAACAAGGCTGATTACGGAATCTTAATTACTGAATTGAACCCAGATGAAGATATTTTTATTGAGCAAGTTCAAGGTTATAAAAATATCTTCGTGGTAAGAGATCGTTCATTCTTAACGTTAGTTAGAATGTTAAGAATGATGTTTGATAATAAAGCAAGATTAAGTGTTGATTTAAAAGATTTTAAAGATAAAGAAATCATTAAACAAGAATTTAAAAATTTCTTTGAAAAAGAAATTGCTCGTAATTTTGAAATTATTAAAGAAAAATTTTCATCAATTGTTATTTGTACACAAGATATTATCAAAGCAGCTAAGAAAATTGAAGATAGAATGGAAGAAATTGAAAAAACATCAATTAAAAAAATTACAACTGCTTTTGAAACTAAATTTAGCAAACAAGACTTTTTAGAAAAACTAGATTCTTTTAATAAACGTCGTCTAGAAAATGTTAAAGAAATAAACCCAATTGAAGAAGATGTTTTAACTTTAAACGAAGAATAA
- the rlmB gene encoding 23S rRNA (guanosine(2251)-2'-O)-methyltransferase RlmB: protein MRELIVCGKNSVLDAIQNKMKISKIFISNKENLKLFSDINLNIEVKDQSFLNKLTQDNHQGFIAILDSLNYRDLEFLIKHKPKIVLVLDKIQDPHNLGAIIRSANAAGVKDVILPKENAASINSTALKVASGGFVGINFYRVNSLSATITKLKKAGYWSYASALDKSATPHTKTIYNSPTIIVVGNEGEGVSKSVLSVCDSKIYIDQKGTVQSLNVSVATGILLFDYLAKNEQDIYK from the coding sequence ATGAGAGAATTAATAGTGTGTGGAAAAAATTCTGTTTTAGACGCAATTCAAAACAAGATGAAAATTTCAAAAATTTTTATTTCAAATAAAGAAAATTTGAAATTATTTAGTGACATAAATTTAAATATTGAAGTTAAAGATCAAAGTTTTTTAAATAAGTTAACTCAAGATAACCACCAAGGTTTTATTGCCATTCTTGATTCTTTAAACTACCGTGATCTTGAATTTTTAATTAAACATAAACCAAAGATTGTTTTAGTTTTAGATAAAATTCAAGATCCACACAATTTAGGAGCAATTATTAGGAGCGCCAACGCAGCGGGTGTAAAAGATGTTATTCTTCCTAAAGAGAATGCTGCTTCAATTAATTCAACAGCTCTGAAGGTTGCTTCTGGTGGCTTTGTTGGAATTAATTTTTACAGAGTTAATTCATTATCTGCAACTATTACAAAATTAAAAAAAGCTGGTTATTGAAGCTATGCAAGTGCATTAGATAAATCAGCTACTCCGCACACAAAAACAATCTACAATAGCCCAACTATCATTGTAGTTGGCAACGAAGGGGAAGGAGTTTCAAAAAGTGTTTTATCAGTTTGTGACTCTAAAATTTATATTGATCAAAAAGGTACTGTTCAATCATTAAATGTATCAGTAGCAACTGGTATTTTACTTTTTGATTATCTAGCTAAAAATGAACAAGATATTTATAAATAA